In bacterium, a single genomic region encodes these proteins:
- a CDS encoding type II secretion system protein GspJ codes for MKRLKRNNRPRQEQGFTLLEVMIAMAILAAMALALFVATQQILDSKSNTEGRDEANHSVTQAMDRMAYDLEMAVMIKSKDLLGATFDGEYAFEGQEQRLDFVTMSHSRFLADSKESEAAEVSYYLAPMPDDANLRILMRRQSTAVDKNLQQGGIAYPILEYVDNIRFEYLDSKNDEYKKTWDSKSIDFNNRLPMAVKITIETQLPDDEQKSTFTTLAPIQLKEPLNF; via the coding sequence GTGAAACGTTTGAAGAGAAACAATAGGCCCCGCCAAGAGCAAGGCTTCACCTTGCTCGAAGTGATGATCGCGATGGCGATCCTCGCGGCGATGGCGCTGGCCCTCTTCGTCGCGACCCAGCAGATCCTGGACAGCAAGTCCAACACCGAGGGCCGCGACGAGGCCAACCACTCGGTGACCCAGGCGATGGACCGAATGGCCTACGACCTCGAGATGGCGGTGATGATCAAGAGCAAGGACCTGCTGGGGGCGACCTTCGACGGGGAATATGCCTTCGAAGGCCAGGAGCAGCGGCTCGATTTCGTGACCATGTCCCACTCCCGCTTCCTGGCCGACTCCAAGGAGAGCGAGGCGGCCGAAGTGAGCTATTACCTGGCGCCGATGCCCGACGATGCCAACCTGCGGATCCTGATGCGACGGCAGTCGACGGCGGTCGACAAGAATCTGCAGCAAGGCGGGATCGCTTACCCGATCCTGGAATACGTGGATAACATCCGCTTCGAGTACCTCGACAGCAAGAACGACGAGTACAAGAAGACCTGGGATTCGAAATCGATCGATTTCAACAATCGCCTGCCGATGGCGGTCAAGATCACGATCGAAACTCAGCTGCCCGACGACGAGCAGAAGAGCACGTTCACGACCCTGGCGCCGATTCAGTTGAAGGAGCCGCTGAATTTTTAA